ataaccaattcttgtgttcttcttctgttccctaattccctattatactttgttattggtatcgtttttcacaacaaattggtgcggtgagcgtggagaagatgccttcaacaaagtatgagattgaaaagttcaccggagtgaatgatttcggtctgtggcgcttgaagatgaaagccctactggttcagcaggggtgtttggaagcgttgaagggagaggcagccatgaatgctgcattaacggcagcggagaagacgactatgattgagaaggcacacagcgcaattttgttgagccttggtgataaggttctcaggcaggtatcaaaggagacgacggcatcagggttatgggtgaaacttgaaagtttgtacatgaccaaatcgctggtaaatcgactctacctgaagcaagctttgtattcattcaagatgattgaagacaaagtattggctgagcagttggatatgttcaacaagctgattcttgatcttgaaaatattgatgtgaagatcgatgatgaagatcaagcgctgctactattgtgttctttgcctcgatcacatgctcacttcaaagaaactctcttgtatggaagggagtccctgacgtttgaagaagttcaatcagccttgtactctaaggacttgaatgaacgaaaggagcataaaccttcgactgttggcgaaggtttggccgttaaaggaaaactcttacgaaaggatggtaagtttgacaagaagaaaggcaaaagccagtcgaagtcttacggtggcgaagcatctggcattcgatgctaccattgtaagaaggagggtcacacaagaaaggtgtgccctgaacgcctgaaatatcatggaggtaaggataatggcaacgctgccattgttcaagatgatttcgaatcatctgatgttcttgtggtttcaagcagtgactctaagaaggagtggattatggattcaggttgcacttggcacatgactccaaacaaagacttgtttgaggaattatgtgatcaagatggtggatcagtattgctgggaaacaacaaggcttgcaagattgcaggtgttggatctgtgagattcaagctccatgataagtcaataaggttgttgactgaagtcaggtatgttcctgatttgaagagaaatttgctttctcttggtgaattcgacaagaaaggatatgttttccaaggagagaaaagtatcctaagagtcatgaaggggtcgaaggaagtcttgagaggcgtgaagaaacaaggcttgtatacccttgaggctgaagttgtaagtggttcgacaaatgttgtatccacgaaaccgttgtcgaagacagaaatctggcacatgagattgggccatgtcagtgaaaggggtctggtcgaattagggaaacaaaatctgcttggtggagacaaagtcgaaaagctgaagttttgtgaaccctgtgtacttggaaaatcttgcagagtgaagttcaacaaaggcaaacaaagaacacatggatcccttgattacatccatgctgatctttgggggcctgcaaggtgtgcatcacattcaggagcaaggtattttctatccatagtagatgattattctagaaaattatgggtattcattcagaagactaaggatgaaacttttgagaatttcaaaagttggaagactctggttgaaaatcagactggcagaaaggtcaagaggttgagaaccgacaatggccttgaattttgcaatgaggcattcgacagtttttgtgctgcctctggtattgcaaggcatagaactactgcaggtactccacagcaaaatggtttggctgaaaggtttaatcgaactattttggagagagtcagatgcatgttgactagtgcggggttaacaaaggtgttctgggctgaggctgtttcgacagcaacatatctgataaacagatgtccttcgacagcgttagatatgaagacacctgaagaagtttggtcgggacatccaccagatctcgacaaactgagagtatttggctgcgtagcctatgctcacattaggcaagacaaggtcgaacctagagctctgaaatgcatgttcatgggataccctgaaggagtcaaagcttacaggctatggtgcctagagccaggtcacaggaggtgtatcaccagtcgagatgtagttttcaatgaagctgaaatggcttttaagaaaactgatgatgttggtcgaagtacagaaacatctgacgaagagctggaacaggtagagattcctgttgaggtggagcatgttgatgctgaattgcatatcccagatgaagtcgaagaagaagcaaaagatgtcgaagttgaggaaactgacgatgactacctattgtcgagagataggtcgagaagagtcatcaagccacctcagagacttgaatatgcagatcttatagcttatgccttaatctctgcaagtgaggttctagacgaagaacctagagactataaggaagttatgaggagtcgaaataagactgaatggctgaaggccatggatgatgagatgaaatctcttcatgataatcatacttgggaactgatcaagaaacctgttggggcaaggttagtcagctgtaaatggattttcaaagttaaggaaggaattgaaggagtgacgtcgaaaagatacaaggcaaggttagttgcaaggggtttcactcagaaagaaggtgtcgacttcaatgatgtgttttctcctgttgtgaagcataggtccattcgaatgttgcttgccatggtggcacagttcgatcttgaactggaacagatggatgtgaagactgcgttcttgtatggtgatctagatgaaacgatcctgatgaggcaacctgaagggtatgtcgaaaaggggaaggaagattatgtgtgcaagttaaagagatctttgtatgggctgaaacaatctcctcgacagtggaataggagattcgacaagttcatggcacgcataagtttcattagaagtcagttcgaccactgcgtttacttcagatttcgacctggtaattcatttgttattttgttgctttatgtggatgatattcccatagcaagcaacaatgttgaagatgtgatgagggtgaaggctgaactcaataaggagttcgatatgaaggatctgggagctgcttctaggattcttggaattgacattcgaagagatagaaagaagtcgaagatatgcttatctcaagaggcatatctacggaagattcttgaaaagtatggtatgtcgaattcaaagccagttgtgactccaacaaaccctcaattcaagctgagtattgatcagtgtcccagtactgatgtcgaaagagcctatatgaatagcatcccatatgctaatatagtcggctctttgatgtatgctatggtctgtactagacccgacatagcttacgcagtcagtcttgtaagcaggtacatggcgaatcctggaaaggttcactggcaagcattgaagtggattttaaggtacataaatgggtgtctgaatagagtcctaatttatggtggagccttgggtgaagatagtaaagcagtaatagaaggatatgtcgactctgattatgcaggttgtatggattccagaaaatctatttctggatatgttttcactatgtttggcactgcaattagttggaaagcaacacttcagaaggttgttgctctatcaaccactgaagcggagtatattgccctaactgaagctgtgaaagaagcattgtggcttgaaggttttgcgaaggagctaaaacttcaaggtcgaggtatcactgttaaatgtgatagtcaaagtgcaatacacctgtcgaagaattcagcctatcatgagcgaactaagcacattgatgtgaggctgcatttcgtcagaggagtaatcgagcgtggagaagtccaagtgctgaaggtttcgactgaagacaatgctgctgatatgatcaccaagacattgccgagttgcaagtttttccactgtatgcagttgataaagctgcatgaagaaagctagtttgttccttgacgttgtagagttaggtccaaggtggagatttgtgagatattggatcgaactctagtattgtcgaagggtagcttcttggttcgacagttcgacagagttaagcatgaattcgaaggattgttcacatgctggtgtcgaagtgtgcatgctgtagtcgaagatgggtctagcatgcagatgtcgaagatgctagagttgttagcatgttaaattaggttttagtgtttaaaccctaatttgttaagttagcttgtttattaagttggcttgtgtaatgggccttgctgaaaaagcccattagttagtatgttaggttttattataaatagcatactagtctctcatcattgctaagctgcaaatcctaatttagggtgagagaggttatttgttattcttgtaaacttgtaatcttgttttaagagaaagtgaaagaatagcagttataaccaattcttgtgttcttcttctgttccctaattccctattatactttgttattggtatcgtttttcacaacagattTTAACTTGCAAAAAGCATTCAAGGAATACCTGATAACCAAGGGCATTGGAGGAAGCTTAACCAATTTCCTTCTCCACTACCTACACACAAGAGAGCAAAAGCAATACGTGAACTGGTTGAAAACAGGTGAAGCATTCCTGTCAAAAAACGAGTCATTGAATCAACTTTCATAGATGCGTTCTGCATAGTAATGCAGAGTTGCATAATAGTTAGTGTTAGTACATGTCTCAAGTGTAGGAATGTGAATTACATGTTCCATTTTTACGAATTTTTGTATTCAATAATTTAAGAGTTAGAATTATGCCGAGGTTGTCAAACTTATAATACAGTCAATTTTTATGAATATGAAAAGTTTGAAATATCAGCTATTTTATCAGAAATCAGTAGAACCTTACCTCATGAAATGATAAGATGCACATTGTCTCTTGCATTTTATATTTCTAACTTGATATTCGAACATCACAGGGCTTTGGAGCTTCATTGAGTGAATCAATGAGCAATAATAATAAGAAGTGGATGAATTGAATTTTATCTTTTTCATTTTGCTTTGTTATGTATGTTAAATTGATTAAAATGGGGAAgccctttttgttttgttttgttttgtagaCATTACCTCAAAAACATCCTACACCTAAACTATCATCCATTCCATCTCATCATAGCTAGTATTCTTAATATGAGACTTCTGAAAAAAATATACTAAAGAGTTGTTGAAGGTCAAAATCACCTACTGTGCATCTCTTGTGCCATCAAAAAGTGAAAATCAACATTGTTGACACTGATTAAAATGAGCGAAAGATTAACAATGAAAGCACAAATTGACATGATGATTTCCTCATAAGTCATAACAATGAAATTAAggtttatataataaaatgagAAAGAACACTATAAAACTATTTaagcaaattaaaaaaatacattttttagttGAGTTCCAATGAAATTGGTTGAGTTTCTTACCCATAGGCATAGCATCACAATCCAGTGGTATATGGTTAGAGATTTTCTGCATTTTGCACACAACTCACGATATGATACGATACGAAAGTGTGGTGGCGAGATAGCATAATAGTAAGGTGAAATGCTAGCATTAAAACAATAAAGGGGATTATGCAGAGGAGTGAAATGGGGTATAGAAATTAAGATGAAAGGTCGTTTCCGGTTAGTTATACTTGAAGAAGATGACATTGTTGTGGGTTTCATAATGGGTTTCGTGTTCTCGGCTCCAAAATTGATTATCTCCACTTTAtgctaattttttatttattaatctttaaataacataaagtaaaaataaatccTAACCATTGATCTCTTTTAGAATAGGTGTCCTTTGGTTAGACAGATAAATGTCAATTACCATTTCTTAAAGAAATGTAGATGATTTGGGCTACTCTTCAACACCACAATCTGTCAACCCTATTTCCCCCTTCTTTTTGTTTGCTGATTTTTTTGATATGTAATTTGGAAAGATTTGCATTCAAGCGGCAAGAGGAAGAGGAGTAGGTATTTATCAGTATCTGAACCCCAAGAAGATATTTAAATTACAGAAAACGTGTGGAAATGTTCTTCAAATCAagatagtgatgatgatgatgtctaAACGCAAAATGCAAGTGATGAACAAGAGTTTCACTTTTCATCTCCTTATGGTTATAAATCATTTGTAACCGGTTTTAATTGAAATATGTTTATGGTCTTAGCTGCATAGTTAAGAGTGTGTGctgaatattaatatttttctctttaatatCATTAAAAAGAGCGGATTTTAGATCAAATTTTCTAGAAAAGACTAGCAACTTCAAGAATATCAACTTATCATTTATCTTCATCAATAAATTTTCAGCTCTATTTAGATTGAGTGTATTTTTTTTCAATGGAATAAATCTATATGTACTTCAATTTCTTTCgataaagaagatgaagaactTGGGTATGAAAGAAGTTTTAATACAATATATtagtttttctttctattttttttagggataaatagaataaataacataatttttactcggtaaaaaaaatagaaattatagcatctgaaaaaacaataaaaagttgGGTACGTGGTACCAAACTAAATATATATCGATTGGTGTACCgacttgaaaataaaataaattgatatcGTTTTGATGCATACCGTACGCATATCAATACCTGGTACGTATTTGGTACCCGTACTTTACCTAAAATGGAGTACCCGTGCTCCAAAGAAAAGCTAGTTTCCCTAGGAGCGAGTTAGCAACATCATATAGAATATAGATAAGCTTTGCTTTCCTGCGTTGCTGGTTTGGTTATCAATCATTTATCAGAGAATATGAAATATTGTATAATATCAAATGTATAGCATTAAACTAATCTCTTCTACAGCTGGAAACATTTCTATTCTCTAATGAGAAGTTTGTCATGCCACTTTAAATCACTTTCGATTCaacaaatgaaaaattatgagTTTTCATACACATGTTTTACTTAAAGAGACTCAAATTGAGTATAGCATCATCTTTTTTAGTTCTTAAGTGAAACATATTATTTTACAATTGTATCCAATATTTTAGGAAGAAAATAAGTCCTTTTTCTAAAAACATGGGGGAGATAAACCATTCCTCCATTGATTCAGCAGGAAAGAATTGATTGGAACGGAGAAAACTTTGGTCTGTTAAATCAGAACAAATGTTTTCGTAGGTATGTTTTTGAGAACTGTTAATATAACATAAAAGATATCAACATTTTGAAATCTTAAAATACATCAAACatgaaacaaaataaatattttgaaatcTTAAGATACATCAAACATTACAATAAAGACTTTGTCTAATATGCACAAGTAAGACAGTCTTACACCATAATACAGGTTTATTTTTTTACCATTAGATCAATAAATCTCAGAATCTTATTTGATCAAATGTTAGAAATTAACTTGTGTATTATGCAAGACATATCTCATTTGTGAACCATATGATACAACAAGCCTATAATAAAAACAACTATTAGACATTCATGTTCTCAAATGCCATCAACCATTGATCTGCTCTCCTCTGTGTCTCCTCAAGCTGCTTATCCCTTTTCCACTCCAATCTCATCATCTATCTTGACATTGCACAAAGATAACATTTCTTTCAAAACActcaactttgttttactcacaTTCTTCactatatattttttgtatgaaACTATATCACTTTGACAGTTGATGCAATTTCAGCTCtaactttttttttcaacacTTATTTGATAACACAAAATAATGTTTACCTTCCAAGGTTGATGACTTCATTCCTCCTCCTTTTCTCCTTCTTCAATGTGAAGGTTTTTAATATGACGAATCATGGGCCAGTACTCACCAGAATGAGGCTGACATTTTTGGTACAATTCAGGACACTCACATATGAATAAATCGTCAAGTACAGTGAGGTGATCCCATCCACTTGTTGGAAGACTCAATAATTGAGAACAACTAATAATACCGATCCTCTTAAGACGAGTCATTGTAGTGAGATACTCAGGAAGCATTTGAAGATTGGGAAACTTGATAATATAAAAGGTCTCTAAAGTGTCCCCGGCACATACAATCCATTGAGGCAGTGTTAGAAGCTTTGGAAAATCAATGAGATACAAATGTTTCATCCTCAGCTTTTGGATTGAGTTTTCATTCTCCAATGACAAGTTTAACATCTGACAACCATGAATATACAATGTCTGTAGTTTAGGAAAAGTATTGAGAGGTAAGCTTTCCAGGCTCTCACATGAAATACAATGCAGTTTTTCAACAGAAGGGAGTGGATGTTCGAATAAAAACTTTAGATTGACACAATccttaaaaatcaaagtttgaaGATTGTTCAAGCTAGCGAATTCATAGTATGGTAGAGTAGATTGTTTTGTACTAACACACAGAATTCGGAGGCTAATCAACTTTCCTAACCCTTTAGGCAACTCTTCAAGCTTTGTGCATCCTTGAAACGACAAAACTTGCAAATTTAGAAGTTCACAAATGGAATTTGGCAGTGTTCTGATTTTTTGATTAAGAGAAATATTGAGAAAACACAGGTGTTCTAATTTTGCAATTGATTTGGGCACAGTTTCAAAAGAAGAGTTACTTAAATTTAAATAACGCAAGTATTTATACTTTGACAGCCATGTGTTCAGAACACTTTCACTCTCAAGACCCATTCCCCTGATGGGAAATTGTATGCTTCTCACACTTCTAGACTCTGGGAACAAAGCATGGTCAAATGACTTATCTTCAACAACAAATGATAAATGCCTTGCTTGTTGAGGTATATGTCGAGTTTGTGAGTTTACCGCCACAAACTCGTCTCCTGCAACATACAATGCAAGATCTTGTATCAAATGATGTACTTTGAACTGGCAAAAGAAGCCTAAGTCATTGACATCCTGAATAAATGATCTTGAATGTAACTCATCAATATATTTTCTTGCAACAtgctctagcttttctcttccatttCGGGATTGAACTAATCCAAGGGCTACCCAAAGTTCACACATTGCAAGACTATTAAAGATATGATCTTTGGGATAAAGGGAAAAGTAAACAAAACATTGTTTTAGAATGGATGGCATTTGATCATAACTTACTTTNNNNNNNNNNNNNNNNNNNNNNNNNNNNNNNNNNNNNNNNNNNNNNNNNNNNNNNNNNNNNNNNNNNNNNNNNNNNNNNNNNNNNNNNNNNNNNNNNNNNTTTATTATTGTTATGACAGAATCATGCATGTTATTTTGTTCGTGTCACTTGTCTGCTGTTGGCTCCATTTTTATTTTCCAAATCAAACCCACCTAGCCACTACATGTCACCTGTTATaatcaataaataataatagaaataatcaatattttgataaaaaagtTTTAGAAGTGaactataattatatttttttaaccttTTCTTTTATGTGattataatcaatattttgataaaaaagtTTTAGAAGTGaactataattatatttttttaaccttTTCTTTTATGTGATTAGTAAGTTATTAAGATTATTTAGTCTTATTATTAAGATGTTTGTGGTATGGATGGCAAAAAAGGTtgttaaaatctcgatttaaaacTTAAATTCTATAAATTTCACGTTTTTAGATCAGCATTTCGTGTTAAATCGCAGGTAAAAACTTTTTTAGGTAAAATTGTATTCCGAAACGATTTTAAGTGATTTAAATCTTTCTGAAATTGGTGAAATCATGATAAATCGttggattttactctttgacctgattttactttcttttttgtcaaaatttataaATCACATTTTATATTTTGGCCCGTTAAATTTTGTCTatggatttttaattttattcacattcatatcttgattataatattAAAGAATATTTGACATTTGGAGATGAATTTAATCAAGTCAAATATGAATGTTCTAATGAAGACGGTGTTGTAGAAGGATTGAACTC
The Vicia villosa cultivar HV-30 ecotype Madison, WI linkage group LG6, Vvil1.0, whole genome shotgun sequence genome window above contains:
- the LOC131614896 gene encoding putative disease resistance RPP13-like protein 3; the protein is MSNIDDEIPVQGRSRVEGRTITDLHHYRAEIFYVAIDKICVEMDHRFSEGSNIILDCFSCLDPKNSFSKFDVDKLARFADIYHEDFSDDDHGTIRNQLETYVLQESAKTAELIVLIMALELAKDKNFDKLWVEKDLSYDQMPSILKQCFVYFSLYPKDHIFNSLAMCELWVALGLVQSRNGREKLEHVARKYIDELHSRSFIQDVNDLGFFCQFKVHHLIQDLALYVAGDEFVAVNSQTRHIPQQARHLSFVVEDKSFDHALFPESRSVRSIQFPIRGMGLESESVLNTWLSKYKYLRYLNLSNSSFETVPKSIAKLEHLCFLNISLNQKIRTLPNSICELLNLQVLSFQGCTKLEELPKGLGKLISLRILCVSTKQSTLPYYEFASLNNLQTLIFKDCVNLKFLFEHPLPSVEKLHCISCESLESLPLNTFPKLQTLYIHGCQMLNLSLENENSIQKLRMKHLYLIDFPKLLTLPQWIVCAGDTLETFYIIKFPNLQMLPEYLTTMTRLKRIGIISCSQLLSLPTSGWDHLTVLDDLFICECPELYQKCQPHSGEYWPMIRHIKNLHIEEGEKEEE